The following coding sequences are from one Saprospiraceae bacterium window:
- a CDS encoding NAD(P)H-dependent oxidoreductase, with protein MYNICIISSSVRIDRMSHRAAMYFQNRLEAHPEFESEILDLKIYNFPIFEERLRFLKNPDQNILDFAAKIKNSDAVLIVTPEYNGSMPASLKNCIDLLYGEWKRKPVGIITCSSGSFGGAQVLGDLQFVLWKIGAHTIPAIFPIPKIQDVFDENGKANDPDAMTKRVEPFIDELMYWLQSRPARTTDG; from the coding sequence ATGTACAATATTTGCATAATTTCTTCCAGCGTGCGGATTGATAGAATGAGTCATAGAGCCGCAATGTATTTTCAAAATCGACTTGAAGCTCATCCGGAGTTTGAATCCGAAATTTTAGACCTGAAGATCTACAATTTTCCGATCTTTGAAGAGAGGCTGAGATTTCTAAAAAATCCGGATCAAAATATATTGGATTTCGCCGCCAAAATTAAAAATTCTGATGCTGTCCTGATTGTTACTCCGGAATACAATGGCAGTATGCCTGCATCTTTGAAAAATTGCATTGATCTCTTATACGGAGAATGGAAAAGGAAACCTGTCGGCATTATTACCTGTTCGTCAGGTAGTTTCGGTGGAGCTCAGGTACTTGGTGATTTGCAATTCGTATTATGGAAAATCGGCGCACATACAATCCCTGCTATTTTTCCGATTCCGAAGATTCAGGATGTCTTTGATGAAAATGGAAAGGCAAATGACCCGGATGCGATGACGAAAAGAGTGGAGCCTTTCATTGATGAATTGATGTATTGGTTACAATCGAGACCCGCCAGGACTACCGATGGCTAG
- a CDS encoding TerC family protein, whose amino-acid sequence MEWMQQPEMWMAFLTLVVMEIVLGIDNIVFISILTGKLPKEQQRKGRIFGLAFALITRILLLLSITWVMTLTQPLFNVADWFNIHDADWHHRLEISGRDLILIIGGFFLLYKSIVEIHGSLEGDSEVKDVKGLTFIKTIIQIGLLDIVFGLDSVITAIGMAEDVNVMIAAVVVSMVFMVFAAQPVGDFVNKHPSIKMLALSFLILIGISLMAEGIERPIAKSNIYFAMGFSIFVEILVIRMSKGKKEDPVQLKRMINEEYIER is encoded by the coding sequence ATGGAGTGGATGCAACAACCGGAAATGTGGATGGCTTTCCTGACTCTGGTAGTCATGGAGATTGTCTTGGGAATCGACAATATTGTTTTTATTTCGATTCTCACCGGTAAGTTGCCCAAAGAGCAACAGAGAAAAGGTCGCATTTTCGGTTTGGCTTTTGCGTTAATTACAAGGATACTTTTGTTACTATCCATCACCTGGGTGATGACACTTACCCAACCATTATTTAATGTGGCAGATTGGTTTAATATCCATGATGCCGACTGGCACCACAGGTTGGAAATTTCCGGCCGTGACTTGATACTTATTATAGGAGGATTCTTTTTATTGTATAAAAGTATTGTCGAGATTCATGGCAGTTTGGAAGGTGATAGCGAAGTAAAAGATGTAAAAGGACTGACATTTATTAAAACTATCATTCAGATTGGTTTATTAGATATAGTATTTGGATTGGATTCCGTGATTACTGCGATAGGAATGGCGGAAGATGTGAATGTGATGATTGCGGCTGTGGTAGTTTCAATGGTATTTATGGTTTTTGCCGCTCAACCTGTCGGTGATTTCGTAAATAAACATCCGAGTATAAAAATGCTTGCACTGTCATTTTTAATTTTGATCGGAATATCGTTGATGGCAGAAGGAATTGAAAGACCGATAGCCAAGAGTAATATTTATTTTGCAATGGGATTCTCAATTTTTGTTGAAATACTTGTGATTCGAATGTCTAAGGGCAAGAAAGAAGATCCGGTACAATTGAAGAGAATGATCAATGAAGAGTATATCGAACGTTAA
- a CDS encoding DUF2200 domain-containing protein, whose amino-acid sequence MKESEKQNERIAHMTFASVYPYYIIKVEKKGRSKVELDKIISWLTSYSESQIAELVKEKVTFETFFENAKLHPNAKLITGLICGYRVEDIENELTRNVRYLDKIVDELAKGRKIESIMRT is encoded by the coding sequence ATGAAAGAATCTGAAAAGCAAAACGAGAGAATAGCTCATATGACCTTTGCTTCTGTTTATCCATACTATATCATAAAAGTGGAGAAAAAGGGGAGAAGCAAGGTTGAACTAGATAAGATCATCTCATGGCTCACCTCTTATTCTGAATCTCAGATTGCAGAACTCGTCAAAGAAAAGGTCACCTTTGAAACGTTCTTTGAAAATGCAAAATTGCATCCCAATGCAAAACTCATTACAGGACTCATCTGTGGGTACAGAGTAGAAGATATTGAAAATGAACTTACCAGAAATGTGAGATATTTGGACAAGATCGTCGATGAACTGGCAAAGGGTCGCAAAATCGAAAGTATCATGAGAACATGA
- a CDS encoding DUF1801 domain-containing protein, which yields MNQDIFHYHNSLPAEDKIVCDQLYSIIDAKLPDAVSKVWHGHPVWFLNGNPIVGYSKQKSGVRLMFWSGAGFDESGLNVVGKKFKDASVFYQSVSELKPEEMQRWLDKSRIIQWDYKNLVKKKGQLDKLLSNERI from the coding sequence ATGAATCAGGATATATTCCATTACCACAATAGTCTTCCTGCTGAAGATAAGATAGTTTGTGATCAGCTATATAGTATCATTGATGCGAAACTTCCTGATGCAGTTTCGAAAGTATGGCATGGACATCCTGTTTGGTTTTTGAATGGAAACCCCATTGTAGGATATAGCAAACAAAAGAGTGGAGTCAGGCTGATGTTCTGGAGCGGGGCTGGATTTGATGAAAGCGGTTTGAATGTAGTCGGAAAAAAATTTAAAGATGCTTCTGTGTTTTATCAATCTGTATCTGAATTAAAACCGGAAGAGATGCAAAGATGGCTGGACAAATCCCGAATTATCCAGTGGGATTACAAAAACCTGGTAAAGAAAAAAGGTCAACTGGATAAATTATTATCAAATGAAAGAATCTGA
- a CDS encoding YdeI/OmpD-associated family protein, translating to MAELIFFDSEMSFRQWLENNHDKETELEVGYYKVNSGKPSMTWSQSVDQALCFGWIDGVRYSIDSESYKIRFTPRKKTSIWSLVNIKKVEHLIKSGLMHPAGLDVFNSRNEIKSGSYSFEQEEIKLSEEFEKKFKKNKIAWKYFEALPKTYRNPSMHWVMSAKQESTRQKRLEELMKDSENGTNKWKHNKYKK from the coding sequence ATGGCAGAGCTTATTTTTTTTGATTCAGAAATGAGTTTCAGACAGTGGTTAGAAAATAATCATGACAAAGAAACTGAGTTGGAGGTAGGGTATTACAAAGTAAATTCAGGAAAACCAAGCATGACCTGGTCTCAGTCTGTAGATCAGGCTTTGTGTTTTGGTTGGATAGATGGTGTCCGTTATTCTATCGATTCAGAAAGTTATAAAATTCGTTTCACTCCTAGAAAAAAAACGAGTATCTGGAGTCTGGTCAATATTAAAAAAGTGGAACATTTGATCAAAAGTGGTTTGATGCATCCCGCCGGACTTGACGTTTTTAATTCGAGAAATGAGATCAAATCAGGCAGTTATTCTTTTGAACAGGAGGAGATCAAACTGTCCGAGGAATTTGAAAAAAAATTTAAGAAGAATAAAATTGCCTGGAAATATTTTGAAGCACTACCCAAAACTTACCGCAATCCTTCAATGCATTGGGTCATGAGCGCAAAACAGGAATCGACTAGACAGAAACGCTTGGAAGAGCTTATGAAAGATAGCGAAAATGGCACAAACAAATGGAAGCACAATAAATATAAAAAATAG
- a CDS encoding DsrE/DsrF/DrsH-like family protein codes for MKEFHGEVSKMMIILSKATLENVYAAFVLANGARMEGIEAEIFFTFFGLEAIHKEKLEHLHVATVGNPAMHIPTLIGGLPGMESLATNMMKKEMEKLDLPGVEEFIDILDASGVKMWACKLAMDMFHYKKEDLHPAVSEVITVGDFYKKGSGLGTHMLFI; via the coding sequence ATGAAAGAATTTCATGGAGAAGTAAGCAAAATGATGATCATCCTTTCCAAAGCCACTCTGGAAAATGTTTATGCAGCATTTGTGTTGGCGAATGGTGCTAGAATGGAGGGGATAGAAGCTGAGATATTTTTTACATTTTTTGGTCTTGAGGCAATACACAAGGAGAAATTGGAACATCTGCATGTTGCTACGGTTGGAAATCCAGCGATGCATATTCCCACTTTGATCGGAGGCCTTCCGGGTATGGAGTCATTGGCAACAAATATGATGAAAAAGGAAATGGAAAAATTGGATTTGCCCGGTGTTGAGGAGTTTATTGATATATTGGATGCGTCCGGTGTGAAAATGTGGGCTTGTAAGTTGGCAATGGATATGTTTCATTATAAAAAAGAAGACCTCCACCCCGCAGTTTCGGAAGTAATAACTGTAGGGGATTTTTATAAAAAAGGATCCGGACTAGGGACGCATATGCTGTTCATCTAG
- a CDS encoding TusE/DsrC/DsvC family sulfur relay protein has protein sequence MEKIVNGIGIEVNEEGFMINFNQWNENIGQALAIENEIQLSPKHWEVIKYLQTEYKNDVPLSIRKIGKSGVVDIKEFYALFPNAPLKTASKIAGIPKPASCI, from the coding sequence ATGGAAAAAATTGTCAATGGAATTGGTATAGAAGTCAACGAAGAAGGATTTATGATCAACTTCAACCAATGGAACGAAAATATTGGGCAAGCACTAGCTATAGAAAATGAAATTCAATTGTCCCCAAAACATTGGGAAGTCATCAAATATTTGCAGACAGAATACAAAAATGATGTTCCGCTGAGTATAAGGAAAATTGGAAAGAGTGGTGTAGTGGATATAAAAGAGTTTTATGCATTGTTTCCTAATGCGCCTCTAAAAACTGCCTCAAAAATAGCAGGGATACCTAAACCGGCAAGTTGTATTTAA